From Myripristis murdjan chromosome 13, fMyrMur1.1, whole genome shotgun sequence:
aataaaatggaCACCAAGCAGCAGTCTTGGTCAAATGGggacatcagggctctgctctCTATCTGGACAGAGGACAATGTCCAACGTCAAATCGACGGTGTTTGCTGATATGAGGATGTTTTGTGACATACAGTGAGAGACCTGGCAGcggtggggatccaacacacaatGGGACAGGTccaccaaaaactgaaaaaaactgaagaaactgAGGTGTCATTACAAGGCGGTTAAAGCACACAACTGccttgtaacacacacacacacacacacacacacacacacacacacacacacaagacccCCACTGCAATCTGTGAAGACGATTGGCATCACTCATTTTAAAGTCTGAAACATCAGGGAagattttggtgtgtgtgtgtgtgtgtgtgtgtgtgtgtgtgtgtgtttcggggTGTGGGTGGGGTGCTTACCCCCACTGACCCCCACTGCAACCTTACATACTTACATACACCAAggaatacaacacaacacaacaagacTGATGtgattttctaatttatttatgaaaaaatatatttttttgattttgaccGAGACATTAGGCACATTAACATAGACATATATACAATTCTCtttcataaatacaaaattatttacatGGGGAAATTAAATAGGAAGACTATCTCCTCGAGCCTATGTAcacattgcattgtttttttaatttttaaattaacaagAGGACGAATATTGTATGAACACACAACTACAGAAGGacaagtatttttttgtttttttgtgggttttttggtATCAAATGGATTAGTAAAAAAGGAGTGATAAATAAAAACCTCTCTTTGGAGTCCTCTACTATtggatatatagatatatgttaTATTAAAACACCCAGAGCTGAAGTTTAATACAGTGTTCAGACTCAAACAGCTGTGCATCAAAGTTTCTCTGCAACTCAAAGCTTCATGTTGAGTCTTGGGAATGTTGCTGTACAACACCGGGTGCTTCTCTGTGTTCATTTGCTATGATAGCAGTTGTTTATAAAggcagcaataaaaataataataataataaaaccttCCTGAATCATCTGTCTGGTTCAGTtaagactttgttttttttttgtctttttttttttttttttgtcttttttttgtagaaaaaaTAGATTCTAAAAACTCTAAAGCAGTGGAAGAGCAGGTAGAGTTGCCAgcatgaaaaagacaaaaaaaaaaaaaaaagaacaaaacagatGGTTCCTGAAAAACCCCCATCCATCCAGGCAAAACAATGCCTTTCTTTACATCTTAAAACTACAGCTTCAGCTGTTTTGTGAGTAAATCCTCAATTCATGAgacagaaaacataaaacagctgATTGTTGCCAAGCAGCAGAGAATCAGTCGTACACCATCTCTCTGCTTTGTTAAGCCTGGGATTGGATTGGGATTAAGACCATACAGGTGCAGCTGATCATTAATGGAGTTGGAGAATTACCAGCAAAGGTGTGTAATTCAACTGTGAATGGAAGCTTTCACAAGGACGGAATTCATAATGGATTACAAATGTGATTGCTGGCACGGATTATGAAACATTCCTCTcattaaacacaaacatttgGGAAAACACCAGAATAAGGAACACTTATCGTCTCCACTGCATCACCTGTTTAGAATACACTTCCTCCTCGTTAAGAGTGAGCACAGTAATCACTGGCTTTAAGGCCTGGTGCAGTTTCCACAAGAGGCACTTCAGAGTAGGATTGAATAGTGATTGCAAAGCTCACGGCATTCTGCCTGAACAGGCCACAATGTGATTTACTTCCacagaaaccaaaataaaatggatggaGTGAACATTTATCACAACAAGTCACTTGCATCTCGTACGACGCAAACTGACACCGTGGTTTTCAGTGTCCACTTTAGCTTTcagccagaaaaaaatacaatcttgtttttattattattattatttgagtgAGAGTTCAGAATGTTTTCCACAAAAATGATGTACCAAAAACCAGAAAATGGTCATGGCATCACTGCTTCCTCGTCTCCCTCTCCTGTGAGCAGGTCCTCTCATGAATTGATTGATATCTGATTATTGGATTGTAAAGTACACGGTTGCAATGTCATTTAGGGATTGTTTCTAAGGCACCGGTCTTTCTGATTGGTTGGGAAATcctcatttttcttcctctcattcATGTTTGATCCAAAGATAAGTTAGATATAAAGACagcaaaattatattaaaatttaagaaaatttttaaaaagataaatagTGCAAATGATGCTGGAAATTCggtctttcctcttctctccacgCCTCATTTCCTTTTCAGAGTCATTGTCATCAgaccaaaaggaaaaaaagaacaaaaaaagatgacCAAGTCCTATCTTGTTCCTCTCCGTTGAGCAGcagtaataaatattaaataatatacATGTGTAGAATAAATCATCTGGGAAGAATTGTCCTTGGCAGATTGTAAACGGGTCAGGCCTTCAGCTGGAGGCCTTGCGGAGATTCAAACATCTTCTGCTCCTCTGCCGGTCTCAAAACTGGAGGTTATACCTGAATGAGAGACACGGAGACACAAGAGTGAGTCATCAGCATACGTGataacagtcaaacttaaacaaTGATACCTAAAACAGGCAGGACAACAATGGAACATGAGCCAAGGAAATGAGATCTGAAATTTGGTGTGGTATAGCAGAAAGAAAGGTGTTGggattattaaattaaaaagaatacATGGTAGCCAAAGGGTCTGATGATCAAATAACACTGGAAATTAAACTTTTTATCCTCCACACCAAAACATGTTGTCTATGTTGCGGAATTGCTCAATATATAAACCAATGATATTTGATTGAGTTTTTCTGCTGATGATGAGAGCTCATGTTTTGGGTGGCGCGCATgagcaaaatgagcaaaaagcGTTAAGTTTTGTACATCACAACATAGTCATTCCACCACGACAGAAATATCAAGTGACATTTGCTCCAGTGTGCAGGAATACAGACTCTACAGACAAACAACCGCATCAACTTGTACAAAACTGatatttgcagcatttttatcAATTATAGTAATTCACTTGGATTTTCATGATGttcaaatgcaacaaaatgacTACCTAACATTTACAATACATAATATCACTCGGCAGTTATCTAAGGTGTTTCTTCTGTCAAACATCAAATGACATGGGGCGCAAATGTCAAAATCCCTCACATATTTCTTCTTcatttacttgtatttttaaGCAGCAGAAGTGGTGGCTAGCAGTCTGCACTATAAAAGTTGTCATTGGCTGGTTTGTTTCCACGgtgaacaagtgaaagtgaTTTTCACGGATGGTCAACAACCCAATGGCTGCAACTGTCAACAATCTTTAAATAATTCAGAAACAGTTGCAGAGTCCGACAGATTTTTGTTTGGTTGATTTTTTGctcaaaaatgtttgtttgaataatttTTCCAGTCATTAACCAGCCAACAGCTGCTGCAAAACCTCTCTACAATGCAAGAACTCTCAAAAAGGTTAGAGCTGCACTCACAAGGACCCTTTTCGGCTCGCCTGTCCACAAACATGGAACAAACACCTAATTTGATGGTTGGGACTACATGCCTGTCATCACAGATCTGACTTACTCACAGATTAAATGCTTATTCtacttttttgtcagctgaatctAAAGGGTCCACATGTCAACTGACCTTTTtgcatactgcacctttaaaacagtttaaaacaaaCGACTgattcttagtttttttttgtttttaaaatgctgatgAGCACCGCCTTCaagattattttatgttaaaatcAGCAAGCAGACTCGATGCCTCCAGTACAGGCTCAAGCAAATGCTAAAGTCACAGAAAAAGTCCCTCCACAGCCTCCGTACCGCCGACAGTGTCTGCTTTACCAACAGtgtgtaaacaacagaagacGGCTAATTCTGCTGTAGAAAGTAAACTAAGCACgaaacaaactgaaaatcagCTGAGCCCGTCCTGACAGAGCTCACCCTTTCCAAAAAGCCTCTTTCCTGCAGCTGGAGTGTTAATGAACGCAGAGTGTGGCTCCACGCTGAGTCgtggtgtgtgatgtgatgtgagcaGCTTGTAAATACCAACACACAGTTGGAGATTTGGAAATGACTGGCGTCATGATTGAAACATCAGGGAGgattctggtgtgtgtgtggtttgtgtgtgtgtgtgtgtgtgtgtgtgttggatgctCACCTCAGTAGcgaacacacactgctccatcTGCTCAGGGATGATGAACACTGGGTGGTACAAACTGTCTTTAGGGAAACTGAGAGGAGGAACCATGATGGACGAGTCACACTTTTTactgttgagagagagagagagaggtgttgtTAGGgctggcctctgtgtgtgtgtgtgtgtgtgtgtgtgtgtgtgagagagagagagagagagagagagagagagagaaggttcaaattttttttttttcttcaaacaaggtcaaaaataTTCGATTGGGATTGTTCCCAGTGCTGGtctacttgtttccagaatgttCTTGGATGAAGGGTTGTTTTATTAATCCTTGTGtctgatctgcctcgtttcaacagatttatactgaaacaagtgaaactgcactgggaacaagtgggattatctcatcccactggcagatttttgaccaAGTTGGAGGAATAAAagcagattttaacactgaggaAGAGAATGAATTCCTTGTTAACACTgagattttttgcagcatgtgtgtgtgtgtgtgtgaagataacaaatgacagacaggcagacaagaTCGAGCTTGTCCTGTCACACAGTGATGCACGGGAACAGAAAGTGgtgtgcagagaaagaaaaacaaaaggggCGGGGCCAAACTGAAACAGATAAGAGCGAGACTTCAGAGAAACGAAccaacagaaagagaaaggagcagGCAGACTGGAAAGCAATAAAAGAGATAATCATCTGCTTACAGGTCAAACTTGTTCTTGCCCAGGCGATCCTCCTCTTTTGCCAGGTTGTAGTCGGCCATTTTGTTCTTGTACATGGCCGTCTTGTCCCCGCCCCTGTCTGCCAGCGCTGCGTCCTTATTGGATACTTTGAAGTGTCCGCCAGGGATGAGGAAGGCCTCCTTCTCGCGCAGGCTGCCCAGTGGCGGTAAGCCCCCGCTGTTGGCTCCACCCCCGCCGATCACAGCGTTGCGATTGTTCACCGTCTCCAGGTCGTTCTTCACCGAGGAGGCGGCGGCCATCAGGTTCCTGCTGCGGCGGAGCTGACGCAGGACGAAGATGGCGGCGCACACCAGCAGCGTCAGCGTCACCAGGCCGAGTGCAAAGGACACAGCGAGCACGGCGGGGAAGCCGTCATCCTTCGGGCCCGGTTTGCTGGGCCGCGGCGGCTTGGTGGCGAGGATGGGGTATTCGCAGCGGGCGCCCATGAAGCCCGGCAGGCACTGGCACACGGGCCCGGTGAAGTGGGTGTAGCACGTGCCGCCGTTGTCGCACGGGAACAGGGAGCAGGCGTCGGCGCGCACCGAGCAGTCCTTGCTGGTGAAGCCGAGCGTGCACGTGCAGGTGAAGTCGTTGATGCCGTCGGTGCAGGTGCCGCCGTTGTGGCAGGGATTACGGGCGCAGTCGTCGATGTTTGTCTCGCAGCGGGCGCCGGTGAAACCCGGACGACAGCGACACATGACCCGATGCCCGAGATCCAAACACTGACcgcctgcagagacacacagagagaggagggttaGTAAAATTATTCATGTaacagtaaaaattaaaaatataaaagcacaaaaaatgaTCCAAAATGTACCAATGTAAACACTGTCGGCATGGAGGGAAGGAAGTTGTGTATggctgtttaaaaaataaaaaatataatacagcactaaaaaaagtgaaagataAAAGGCAAAACTGAACATGAACACCATGTGGTTGTTTATCTGAGTAAAATGTTGCCGATAAACAAGTGGAAGAACGATGTGCATGTGGAAAATAATCAGTTTACTACAGAGCggcagcagctcacacacagaagCTAAAGACAGGCAGAAGTGGACACGGGTCTGATTTCCTGCAGGCTGCTGGAAAACGGGACAAAAACTCTGCCTACATCACAGTCTGATCGTTTTggaaaggagaaaacaaaaattctGAGAGACGGTAATTcgctatttttctgtttcatgtgtctTGAAGCGTCATGCTGAGCCGCAGGATAGTCTgcgaaaaacatgaaaaaaaaatctgtatttctgAATCGTCTCCATAACTCGTCTGCTGCATGCTGATGTGTTgcaacagagcagacacacacacacacacacacacactgagagtcAGGAATGAGATAGACTGCAGATAAGCAACCACTGGTTCCCACACGTTAATGAGGACCTCAGGGACGCCAGGGTGAGCTGGGAGCACAGACATAACTTTGCTCAACAGGCCAATGATAACTATatatctttgtgtgtatgtgtgtgtgtgtgtgtgaatttaatATAAAGTGATAAGTTGTTCTTTCTGTGGAGCGCTGAGCCGTCTGCTCTCACTAAACCGAGAGCTGCAGTTTGACTCTCCTGTCGCCGGCTGATCTATAATAAAGAGCCATTCTGATGTTTGAGACGTTCAGGTGACCGAAACACAGTGGGAGATACGAGAACTGGCAAAAAAAGAAGCAACCCTCGCCTGACTTTCTGCCTGCATCTGCCTCTCGTTTCTTCACCAAACTACAGTCTGCGTTGTGTCtttccacttttttgtttttcccattcaaatcCTCTCACATTCGCTTTGTGCAGTCTGTTAGTTGCATCAAAAGGTTGCATCAAAACGTTTTGGAGGGGCTGAAGAGGTTTTTTGGGTGAGTTGCAACGGGTCAAAATGGTGTTGTAAGCGTGTTGTGCGTTTCTTTTGGCAACAGAAAGAGCAGCGCTGCAAAAATCACCGGGCCGAGGCGAGGAGCGATGCTGCGACGGCGGCTCTATCAGGCCGACAGGACGCATTCCTGAAGCACTACAAAACCAGGAGGGagggtgaggtgtgtgtgtgtgtgtgtgtgtaggagggggGCAGCCTCCACAGCTACTGCTATAAACAGCTTTGTTTACAACAGAAAGACTGAGGAgtatacactgtgtgtgtgtgttgttgtcagACAGGAGTTGATAAGACTTGCTCAATGGCTCCTTCGTGACAACTCGAGAGCTGATTTTccttcattcacacacacacacatacacgtgcacacacacacacacacacacacacacacacacacacacacacacacacgcacacacgcacacacacaggtaacagCATTTACAGGAAAGCACTTGGAGCCATGGGAGAATTACATCTGATATGACGATAAAGTCACAAACATTTGCTGAACTTTGTTTAACTCCATCAGCGGCTCGACTCAAACTGCAGTTTGTGATCAGCTGGATGATTCACTGGAGCTGCATGTTGTTAATCTGACAGACTGGATAACAGTTTTAAGCAGGTGAATCAGCAATctgcttcatattttaaaacttgcattgcattgcagttATTTTAGTTTGGCAAAAACATACAGTTATAACCTAAATTTACAGGATCAGTTTTAAGCAAACCAATATTGATCCAGATTGTTATTTTGCTTGGTAAATCTACTTGCTGAAGGCAGATCAGAAAAGAACACACTTGATTGGTTTGTACTGATTCTGGCTTCAAGATGATCCTGTTTCATTGACATCTGATGCAAACTATGTAATACGCAAGTAATGTAATACGGAGAAATTATTAAAACAGAACAAGCTAAGGCGTGCAGAGCTAAACAGGTGAGATGGAAGCAGAGGTTTAAGAATGTGATAGTGCATTTATAACAAACAGGGTGATGAATGAAACTGATTTTATCGTAGAGACAGTGAAGCTGTCCATGAACTGGACTGCATGCGATCCTTCACAGCTGCTGAATCCACTGCAGCCTGCGCCGACGACGGGAAGGAAGCAGGCCTGCAGGTAGATGGGCTAAACATGGCGGACGCCCGCCGCTCCGAGGTGAAAGGCCGGGACCAAGGATTTCAGACGGTACGGTAACAAGCACCAGGTGGGACGCTAAGAGTTTGccaagagctgctgctgagctgctgagcGCCAGCAGCCTCCTGGGATTAACAAGATCCGGCCAGAAGCTGAGGAACATCCAGCCGGCGGCGAGCCAGCGGTCAGACGGCGTGATGCAAATTACAAGCTACCGAACAGCTGATAGTCCTGCCAGCCTTACGACCCATGACCTCCacaaaaaaactgcaagaaACTGTGGAAACAAGAGGCAAAAGCGTGCATGCGTTTTGGCATTACAAGCTGCACGCTGATGATGGTGTTTTCATGATGTGTTTGCAGACACTATCACTTTTGTTAACTAGCGAAGAGACGTTTAAATGCCCTGGGACATTTGAACATCCTTAAGAATGAAGTGCAGCTCCTCTTGAAGATGGATTCATCTGATCAAAAATGAGGTTAGCTCAACGTTGGGAAGATTATTCCGAAACCTAAACTCACTAACaatgtgttgtttgttaaatttgagcattttttcttcctcaaataaacactgatgacttttggttttgttcatGAGAGAAATGGCTGGCATCTCTCTGTTTCATCTGATTTAACCagaaaatacaaacaatttCAGCCTTAAAAAAAGAGTAACTCTTGATATGAGCACAACACATGTCTTTGGCTTTTGACTTCTCAGCGGGTTGCACGGAGCAGTCCTCACTAAACACAGTTTGAATGTGCGATGTTGGAGGTTGTACAAAAGATTTTGGAGACTTCCTTCGCTGAAGTGTGTACTTACAAATGACCAGGAAGTCTCTGCATCTAAGAGTTAATCTGCAACTAAAGGTCAAACAATATCATTTGCAAACACATTTGTTGATGTGTGCATAGAAAAGCTTTTAGAAGCCAGTAGATAGCATTAAAAAAAGTGATATGGAAATGTTTACACATTGCGTAgaattgtgcttttttttttttttttttcatatgacaCAAGGAAAACTTTGACATGCTACAGATGCTCTAACACCATGAGGAGAGCCTGTAAAACATAAGAGTTTTACCAGTCTGGTCTGTTTCAGTAGCTAAACTAAATGTCATtgagtaaagtttttttttttctaacaacaGTATGTGTGACATCTATCAGGATCTTTAATCTTTAATAAAAACTTTAATTCAAGGCTGGTTAACCTCCGTAATATTACATCAACACAAGCCCAAATCCACCCTAAACCACAGTTCACAGTTATCATGACCTTAACCAGCACAATACATAAAAGTGAACATCAGTTCTGCCTCAGTTATCAGCCAAGACTCTACGCCAAGCCTCTGTAAGCTCGGCAGAAAGCATCCTGTGAACCAGTGGAAAATCACTGGGGAAGCTCACAGTGTCCTGCCATTCACTGTCAGTGAAGCAGCTCCACAACTTGTTGTCTGAACGTGTCGCTGCCCACAAAAATCCAATGGTTCACTCTCATTTCTGGCATTTGCAGCTTATCTGTTTTGCAAGTACTTACAGGATTGTCCTTAGACATTTCTGGATTATTTTTTACCTTGCCTTGAATGAATCTCCGGAGAAAGTAATCCAAGAAGGCCAGAAATATTGAAGGTAAAATAAACATCCCTACACTCTGAACAACAGCCTCCATCATGGAACATGCTTTTTGCTGAGAGATGAACCAATGAAATGCCACGCAGCGACTTCACAGCCTTGTCACCAGACAGAAGGGCTACACGTGGGCAACCATTTAACAACCATTTAAGGTAAAATGATGTCCAAATATCCTTATGTTTCAGCTACAGATCAATAGCAGCACACCTCTTGATTGTCTGTGGCTAAGTTTGGGGTTAGTCCAACAAAATGAGTACTGTCCACCAGTTTCTGCTTTGATGCAGATTGCTCACAAAATTTTTGGAGAACAATGTGGTGGGCGAATGCTGCCcaggtgtttgtatgtgcaaaaCATACTTTGGTGAGCAGAAAAGTGCAATCTGGTCTTTTTACATGAAATCACGTTTGAATGCAGTTCACCATGAACTTGTAAAACTGGAGTTACAAGAACTGTACCCATGACTTTAAACCAGTCCTCCAATCAGTAACGACATAAAAAGTCCACTTAGAAGTGAAACTACAACTCAGTCTGAAACTCGATCTCAAACTGAAACAATCAGCACTATCGGCTTGTGGTTTGTGGTTGGTCATTTAGTGATATCAAATGACGTCTGCTAAAAAGTCATTTCTGAAATCTGCTGGTGGCTGTTAGACAAAAATATGACGTTAGCTAGCTTAAATTTCTACCTAGCTTAGCCATGATCTGATGAATTACAGAGATTGCTTTAGTGTGTGAAGCTCGCGACTCTCTTGCACAATATTTGAATGCTCCACAGAGTCTGCACTGCAGCTGGTTGAGATTTCAGACAAAATGGGAAGCTGTCAAGTCATGGTGTTCATGAAACTGCATTCCTCAAAAATACAGAGAGGCACAGGCATTATCTCGCCAGACTTGCTTTCTTCCTTAAGATGAGCGTGATTGGTGATGCTCGGGGTGGctgtaaaataacagcagcacactttAAACTTTGCTCCACTGTTGATTGTTTAGATGGCATTTGATTGGCTAGCTGTAAAactgtggtgtttgtttgtgcaagTCATCAGTCAGGGCAAAGTTTGCCCAGTcgcaaagtgaaagtgaaacaaacTGGTTGCAGTTGTGTTGTACCGTTAGCACAGGGGTCGCTGCTACATCTGTCAATCTTCTTCTCGCAGTTGGAGCCCATGAAGCCCGGTGGGCATCGACAGCTGTAGCCACCGGTGCTCTTCTCCACGCAGGTGCCTCCATTGAAACAAGGCCCGTCTGCGCACTTCATGGCGCTGATCTCACAGTTCTTCCCATAGAACCCTTGGGGACACGAGCACGAGTAGTCGTTCTCCATGTCCTGCAGAAAGAACAGCCACATTAAACCGGGTGAGGATTAGATAACAGTGAAGGTGTGGAGAGGCATGGAGATCCAGAGGGGTTTTTCTAGATAACAAGCTCCTGATGGAGAtttaaagagaagagagaattTGAGGACTAAAGTGACATGGATCATGTTTGAATTGCTGTGATGAGCAAGCCAGAGGAGACTGAATTACACAATCTGACTCACGTGAACTggtatttatttcttcattgcACTCTTTGTGAGTCACTTTGAGTAAGAACATCAGCTAAATGGctatcaaaccaaaccaaataacTAATACACTGGACCTTGTTCAATCTTAATTTGATAAAAATCCACTGCCCTTTAACATCCAGGCTAGTTTCCTTCTCACGACAGATTATGGTAGAAGTGACCACTCTATCAGATCTTGTGTTTGAACTTACGTTGCAGCTGCCTCCATTCTTGCAGGGGTTACTGTCACACTCGTTGGTCTCGATCTCACAGTTCTTGCCACTGTATCCGGGTCGGCAGGTACAGATGTAGCTGTCCTGGCCTGTGTTGGCGCATGTGGCATTGTTCTGGCATGGCTTGTGGTTGGTACAGTAGTTCAAGTCTgaagaaaagtaaaatgacaaaataggTTGTAGTCACATTTGTCACAGAAGTTTTAATGGCACTGTCAATTACAAGCGAAAGAGCAACAACTGTCATTCTTTAAGTGAGTGATATATATCATTAGTTAACCACTGGCCTAGCAATGGTATTGGCCTCAGTGGAAGAGCTGCCTCTGTAAATGGTAACACTGGTTGTACAGTGTGCAGTTTCATACAAGACCAGACATTAATCATTATGAAAATCCTGCAGATGAAAGGAATTCTGACATTTTAATCAGAGTTCACTTTGTAAATTTTGAGGCCAGACCATGAACATGAAGTGGTAAAAAAACAGTGAGGCATCAGTGATGTCCAGACCCCCACAGTTCCACAATGAAGTGAGAGGCTTGGTGCATGAagccttcatcttcatcatgcTTTCCCTGTGTAATAtcattcactgtgtttttatgcaCTAATATGCAGATGATCCACAActctacactgtaaaaaatcttGAAACTACAACTAATATGGAATTTTGTATTTCAAGTTGAAGAATGGGTGACAACACAGCTTTTTACTCTTCAGACAATTCCTAAATGTTAAAACAGCCTGAAAGTGTAGACACAGCTCAAGGTAAGTCTATACTCTGACTCTCAGGGTCACCAGGAGCGCCACAATAGAACATGGTTCTTCTGTTTTTCACCTCCCCATTCCTGTATGTTGGGTTCACAAAATGGATCTCAAAAAGATAATTATATCTAAAATATAAGTAAGTTGCTAATACAACTCAAAGAAGATCACATAAGGAAACAGTGGtcataattttgttgtttttgtttgtttgttttttacgcTGACTGTTGAATTTTCAATATATAtctgtttgaatgagaaagtgaaTCCAGTTCACTGAACTTACATTCCAGGTTTTCCAGATCACCAGCTCCAATTtcagatacaaaaaaaatcatcaatcaaggtaaaaaaaaaaaaaaaaaaagttagactACAGCTGTTTgtgatttgttcatatttgagTTAAGaactgtatttttgagagaaaaaaaaaactgtgttctACAGCAGAGCCCCCAGTGAAAGTAGACTTACATTGAGCTCAAGAACATATACAAGCAAATGTGCCCTTCGTTGTGATCCAAGAAGTGTTACTCTGTATGACTCTCCTCCTTCACTGTGCCTCTAGCCCACAACAGCAAATCAGACATTTAAGTCTGATTTAAGTCAAGTGTCATGTACATACCATCGCTCACAATCAAACATAAACTCTGTCACttcctttccctccctttcctttGCTGGTGGAATAACTTTTCAGCCATCATTGCTATGGCACATTGGtctattattatttgttattttcttgttttactcAAGTTAGCTATGTCATTTGCCACTCTGCACAGCCTTTTGTGACTGCCTCACTTTGTTAAATGCACTTATTAAACAACTTGATTTGCTTTGAACTCATGCAACCTATCTCAACATACAAGAGCAAGTCTTCATGTCTGGATGGACATCAAAGTCTTGGTGGTCATCAAGTCTTGGCTGATCCAATCACATGTGGACAGCACTAACTAC
This genomic window contains:
- the dlc gene encoding delta-like protein C, coding for MAHLILTCLLLMIWAQTALSFGVFELKVDSFSSARSVCGGRTSSPDCQIFFRVCLKHWQNVSPEPPCTYGTELSELFDADSNSISSSAPIRVPFSFEWPGNFSLIIEAWNAESSGKESTGNQNNLISRLATRRRLTVGEGWWQDVHFGDGNELRYSYHVVCDEHYHGQDCHTYCRPRDDPFGHYTCNSAGERVCLPGWKGDYCTDPICAAGCSDQNGYCESPGKCVCRLGWQGELCDECVVHHGCLHGTCQQPWQCNCKEGWGGLFCDQDLNYCTNHKPCQNNATCANTGQDSYICTCRPGYSGKNCEIETNECDSNPCKNGGSCNDMENDYSCSCPQGFYGKNCEISAMKCADGPCFNGGTCVEKSTGGYSCRCPPGFMGSNCEKKIDRCSSDPCANGGQCLDLGHRVMCRCRPGFTGARCETNIDDCARNPCHNGGTCTDGINDFTCTCTLGFTSKDCSVRADACSLFPCDNGGTCYTHFTGPVCQCLPGFMGARCEYPILATKPPRPSKPGPKDDGFPAVLAVSFALGLVTLTLLVCAAIFVLRQLRRSRNLMAAASSVKNDLETVNNRNAVIGGGGANSGGLPPLGSLREKEAFLIPGGHFKVSNKDAALADRGGDKTAMYKNKMADYNLAKEEDRLGKNKFDLKKCDSSIMVPPLSFPKDSLYHPVFIIPEQMEQCVFATEV